A single window of Candidatus Zixiibacteriota bacterium DNA harbors:
- a CDS encoding efflux RND transporter permease subunit, translating to MKLSEISINRPVLAIVMSLVILLFGIISFTRLPVREYPDIDPPVVTITTFYRGASPSVVETEITDILEEQLSTVEGVKTLTSSSLEQGSVITIEFELGRNVDEASNDVRDRVSRIRGQLPREAEDPVIEKVDANAQPIVWLALSSTRHTSLELTEVADLILKERIQRFTGVGSVFLGGERRYAMRVWLDPQRMASRNLTTADVERAIARENAEIPSGRVEGAGREFSVRTRGDLVTAEEFGALIVAQRGDEPVRLRDIADVMVGAEDERTEVRYDGLPSVGLGVIKQSRASTLDVADVVINALPDLRKLLPDGMTISVAYNSATFINESINEVTDTLFLALILVVLVILVFLKSFRATIIPTIAIPTSIIGAFAASYFLGYTINILTLLALVLAIGLVVDDAIVVLENIYRHMQMGKPRMQAAMDGAKEIGFAVVSTTITLVAVFVPLAFLEGNVGRLFNEFGASVAVAVLISGFVALTLTPMMSSRILKPLHGASTGRTSKAFDSAFAKLDSTYGRVVDGALRHRALVIAGAAGLVAISAYLFIKLPSELVPTEDRGHAFGIVIAPEGSTLEYTDRYMRQIEAVVMRLPEVEGVFTATGLAFAGPGRVTNGFVFIALKPRDERGKSQQQIVGELFPQLFSIPGVFAFVINPPSLGGDFSNPVSYVLQAQTYDELQVAVNTMSAKASQLGYLINLDTDLKLNKPQLDITIDRERAAGLGVSVTDIGTTLESFLGGRVVTTFKRGAKQYDVIAQTRPIDRSTPDAIDEIYVRGRGGMVQLASVVNVRETVAPKELNHFNRVRSATISAGLAPGVTLGQALDDLDRIAQEELSSDVKTALSGQSREFRESSSALYYMFLLAVIFIFLVLAAQFESFVHPMTILLSVPLAIFGALLSLFLFGQSLNIYSQIGLIMLIGLVTKNSILIVEYANQLRERGHDIVSAVAEASRIRLRPILMTSFATIFGVLPIAIGLGAGAEARRPLGIAVVGGMVFSTFLTLVLVPVVYSLLARFTKGHRVVMSEDTKEPVPVKMEH from the coding sequence CTGAAGTTAAGCGAGATTTCGATCAATCGGCCTGTATTAGCCATAGTGATGAGTCTGGTTATTCTCCTTTTTGGGATAATTTCATTTACACGTCTGCCAGTAAGAGAGTATCCCGATATCGACCCGCCGGTGGTGACCATCACGACCTTCTATCGCGGAGCCAGCCCGAGCGTTGTCGAGACCGAAATCACAGATATTCTTGAAGAGCAACTCTCGACTGTTGAAGGTGTGAAAACGCTCACCTCCTCGAGCCTGGAGCAAGGCTCGGTTATAACCATTGAGTTTGAGCTTGGACGAAATGTCGACGAGGCTTCAAACGATGTCCGTGACCGGGTGTCGCGCATACGCGGCCAGTTACCGCGAGAGGCCGAAGATCCCGTTATCGAAAAAGTTGACGCCAACGCCCAACCGATAGTCTGGCTTGCACTTTCAAGTACCAGACACACAAGTCTTGAATTGACAGAGGTCGCGGACCTCATTTTAAAAGAGCGTATTCAGCGTTTTACTGGTGTCGGCTCAGTTTTTCTGGGAGGCGAGCGCCGCTACGCGATGCGCGTCTGGCTTGATCCGCAGAGGATGGCATCGCGCAATCTCACCACCGCCGATGTCGAACGGGCCATCGCCCGTGAAAATGCCGAAATACCAAGCGGGCGTGTCGAAGGAGCAGGGCGTGAATTCTCCGTTCGCACTCGAGGTGATTTAGTTACCGCCGAAGAATTTGGCGCGCTTATTGTCGCTCAGAGAGGGGATGAACCGGTTCGCCTCAGAGACATTGCCGATGTTATGGTCGGCGCTGAAGACGAGCGGACTGAAGTGCGATACGACGGTCTGCCTTCGGTCGGACTGGGAGTCATCAAGCAATCCCGGGCAAGCACGCTCGATGTGGCCGATGTTGTCATTAACGCTTTGCCTGATTTGCGCAAGCTACTTCCTGATGGAATGACAATCAGCGTTGCATATAATTCCGCAACTTTTATCAACGAATCGATAAATGAAGTGACCGACACGCTCTTTCTCGCCCTGATTTTGGTGGTTTTGGTCATTTTGGTCTTTCTCAAAAGTTTCCGCGCGACGATCATTCCAACAATCGCTATCCCGACATCGATAATCGGCGCATTCGCGGCCTCGTATTTTCTCGGCTACACGATCAATATCCTGACCCTGCTTGCGCTTGTACTGGCCATCGGATTGGTTGTCGATGACGCTATTGTTGTCTTGGAAAATATTTATCGCCACATGCAGATGGGAAAACCTCGAATGCAAGCGGCAATGGATGGCGCGAAGGAGATTGGTTTCGCGGTGGTTTCCACAACAATCACACTTGTGGCAGTCTTCGTTCCGCTTGCCTTTCTTGAAGGGAATGTCGGGCGGCTGTTCAACGAATTTGGCGCGTCGGTGGCAGTGGCTGTTCTTATTTCTGGCTTTGTTGCGCTGACACTGACGCCGATGATGAGTTCAAGAATTCTCAAACCGTTGCATGGGGCTAGCACCGGACGCACTTCTAAAGCCTTTGACTCAGCCTTTGCCAAGCTCGATAGCACCTATGGTCGAGTTGTTGATGGCGCGCTTCGTCACCGCGCTCTCGTTATAGCAGGCGCGGCTGGACTCGTTGCCATCAGCGCGTATTTATTTATTAAGCTTCCCAGCGAACTGGTACCGACCGAAGACAGAGGTCACGCTTTCGGCATTGTCATCGCGCCGGAAGGTTCGACGCTCGAATACACCGACCGCTACATGCGTCAAATAGAAGCAGTTGTGATGCGTTTACCGGAAGTTGAAGGTGTGTTCACAGCAACAGGGCTCGCCTTCGCCGGGCCGGGGCGTGTCACCAATGGTTTTGTATTTATTGCCCTCAAACCACGCGACGAGCGGGGAAAATCACAGCAACAGATTGTGGGTGAATTATTCCCCCAACTCTTCTCGATTCCGGGCGTATTTGCATTCGTCATCAATCCGCCAAGCCTCGGCGGTGATTTCAGCAATCCTGTTTCCTATGTACTTCAGGCTCAGACGTATGATGAACTTCAGGTCGCTGTCAACACCATGTCCGCCAAGGCATCCCAACTTGGTTATCTCATAAATCTCGACACAGACCTGAAGCTAAATAAGCCGCAACTTGATATAACCATTGATCGTGAGCGCGCGGCAGGACTTGGTGTATCGGTGACCGATATCGGCACAACCCTCGAATCATTCCTCGGTGGGCGCGTTGTGACTACTTTCAAACGGGGCGCCAAACAGTATGATGTCATTGCGCAAACGAGACCAATAGACCGTTCGACACCGGATGCAATCGACGAAATCTATGTTCGCGGAAGAGGCGGGATGGTCCAGCTTGCAAGCGTTGTCAATGTTCGCGAAACGGTCGCGCCAAAGGAACTGAATCACTTCAATCGCGTTCGTTCGGCGACTATTTCTGCTGGCCTTGCTCCGGGAGTCACGCTCGGACAGGCCCTTGATGACCTTGATCGTATTGCACAGGAGGAATTGTCAAGCGATGTTAAGACCGCCCTCTCCGGCCAATCTCGGGAGTTTCGCGAGTCTTCGAGCGCGCTGTATTATATGTTTCTCCTGGCCGTCATTTTTATTTTCCTTGTGCTGGCCGCTCAGTTTGAAAGCTTTGTACATCCGATGACAATTTTGCTATCAGTCCCCCTTGCCATTTTTGGTGCGCTGCTTTCACTTTTTCTTTTCGGCCAGAGCCTGAATATCTATTCTCAGATAGGGCTTATCATGCTTATCGGGTTAGTGACCAAGAACTCAATCCTGATTGTCGAGTATGCCAATCAGCTTCGGGAAAGAGGACACGATATCGTCTCTGCCGTCGCTGAGGCTTCGCGGATTCGTTTGCGTCCAATCCTGATGACATCGTTTGCGACTATTTTCGGCGTCCTGCCGATTGCGATAGGTCTCGGCGCAGGGGCGGAAGCCCGACGTCCTTTGGGTATTGCCGTCGTGGGCGGGATGGTCTTCTCTACTTTCCTCACGCTTGTCCTTGTACCCGTAGTCTACTCCCTCCTTGCTCGGTTCACAAAGGGACACCGCGTTGTTATGTCCGAGGATACCAAAGAACCTGTCCCTGTTAAAATGGAGCATTGA
- a CDS encoding efflux RND transporter periplasmic adaptor subunit, translating to MISRRSDNRAQSSHFAMFGIFLMSALLSFTGCGEDQSAEGGPGGGGGGFPPIPVEMAAVSQETVTDRFEAVGTVEANDAVTIVSQIDALVRELPFREGQAIAKGAVIAQLDDAQLRAEEARANAVLTQRQNAFDRIQKLVEQQLSAQQEHDDATAALSVAKADVALIRARLDKTRITAPFSGVVGARQVSPGAFIRSGDPITDLAQLDELRIVFSAPERYYPLLNRGAQVTISTSAFPDYELTGTIDIIDPVVDQSTRSTSIVARVKNTDRKFRPGMSANVAAVLNTRENALVIPDQAVFVEGDQSWVFVVGPDSSVARTPITTGSRQRGSVEVTSGLESGMNIVSAGHQKLFSGAKVMPLPTGAPNDSQTPAAAGGH from the coding sequence TTGATAAGTCGAAGATCGGATAACCGGGCGCAATCATCACATTTTGCGATGTTTGGTATTTTTTTGATGTCAGCGCTTCTTTCCTTTACTGGATGCGGGGAGGATCAATCCGCCGAAGGCGGACCGGGTGGAGGCGGCGGTGGATTCCCGCCAATACCTGTTGAAATGGCGGCTGTGAGCCAGGAAACAGTGACTGATCGTTTTGAAGCTGTCGGTACTGTCGAAGCAAACGATGCCGTCACAATTGTATCACAGATCGACGCCTTGGTGAGGGAACTTCCCTTTCGCGAAGGGCAAGCAATCGCCAAAGGAGCAGTCATCGCACAGCTTGATGACGCCCAGCTCCGAGCCGAAGAAGCCCGCGCAAATGCTGTTTTGACTCAGCGGCAAAATGCATTTGATCGTATTCAAAAGCTTGTTGAGCAGCAGCTAAGCGCCCAGCAGGAACACGACGATGCCACCGCTGCGCTCAGTGTTGCAAAAGCGGATGTTGCGCTTATTCGCGCCCGCCTTGATAAGACACGCATTACCGCCCCGTTCTCAGGTGTCGTGGGCGCTCGTCAGGTCAGCCCCGGCGCGTTTATACGATCAGGAGATCCAATTACTGATTTGGCGCAACTTGATGAACTTCGAATTGTCTTCTCGGCGCCGGAACGTTACTACCCCCTATTGAATCGAGGGGCACAGGTCACAATCTCGACTTCTGCCTTTCCTGATTACGAACTCACCGGAACTATCGACATTATTGATCCAGTTGTCGACCAGTCAACGCGAAGCACAAGTATCGTCGCCCGTGTCAAAAATACAGACAGAAAATTTCGTCCCGGTATGTCGGCCAATGTGGCCGCAGTTCTCAATACTCGTGAAAACGCCCTTGTCATTCCAGATCAGGCTGTTTTTGTAGAGGGCGACCAGTCATGGGTGTTTGTAGTCGGCCCCGATAGCTCGGTTGCACGAACGCCGATTACTACCGGCTCGCGCCAGCGAGGTTCTGTCGAAGTCACATCGGGGCTCGAAAGTGGTATGAATATAGTCAGCGCGGGACATCAGAAGCTCTTTTCAGGGGCGAAGGTGATGCCTTTGCCTACCGGCGCGCCAAATGATTCGCAAACTCCAGCGGCGGCAGGTGGGCACTGA
- a CDS encoding ABC transporter permease, whose protein sequence is MPLLISYSIKNAFARKLTSTLTIFGIALVVFVFCAVLMLSNGLQQTLVDTGSDNNAVVVRKSANTEIVSILPRDMADIVKSDPGIARTEDGTPKFAGEILVLINLIKRSNNEPSNVPVRGVSDISIAIRPNVKVVEGRMWQPGTSEIIAGAKVSKNFKGCGIGEKVRFGQREWTVVGIFEAGGSGFESELWGDDDQLMSAFERPVFSSFTLQLAQGETIDELKKRLEADRRLTVDVMSEVDYYKKQSKSFTDFINILGMVISIVFSLGAIVGAMITMYASVANRTVEIGTLRALGFSQGSVLFAFLIESLSIATIGGLIGIALASFLQWMEVSTTNFDTFAEIAFPFEMSAQIAVNALIFSVVMGIVGGFLPAVSASRLRIINALRAK, encoded by the coding sequence ATGCCATTACTCATTAGTTATTCAATAAAGAATGCCTTTGCTCGAAAGCTCACATCAACGCTGACCATTTTCGGTATCGCTTTAGTGGTGTTTGTCTTTTGTGCGGTGCTCATGCTGTCAAACGGTCTCCAACAGACATTAGTTGATACCGGGAGTGACAACAACGCCGTTGTCGTACGCAAGTCTGCAAATACTGAGATTGTCTCTATTTTGCCCCGGGATATGGCTGATATTGTAAAATCTGATCCGGGGATTGCCCGAACCGAAGACGGCACGCCCAAATTCGCCGGTGAGATCCTTGTGCTCATCAATCTGATAAAACGGTCAAACAACGAGCCGAGCAATGTACCGGTGCGCGGAGTGAGTGACATCTCGATAGCGATTCGGCCGAATGTGAAAGTAGTCGAAGGACGTATGTGGCAGCCGGGGACATCAGAAATTATCGCCGGAGCAAAAGTCTCGAAGAATTTCAAAGGGTGCGGCATCGGTGAAAAAGTCCGTTTTGGCCAACGTGAGTGGACAGTAGTTGGAATCTTTGAAGCCGGGGGTTCGGGTTTTGAATCAGAGTTGTGGGGAGACGACGATCAGCTCATGTCCGCTTTCGAGCGGCCGGTGTTTTCATCGTTCACCCTGCAATTAGCACAAGGCGAAACTATCGATGAGCTGAAGAAACGGCTTGAGGCAGACAGAAGACTCACAGTCGATGTGATGAGCGAAGTTGATTATTACAAAAAGCAATCCAAAAGCTTTACCGATTTCATCAATATCCTCGGCATGGTTATTTCAATCGTCTTTTCTCTGGGTGCAATTGTTGGGGCGATGATTACCATGTACGCCTCAGTGGCAAATCGCACAGTTGAAATCGGCACACTTCGCGCCCTTGGATTTAGCCAAGGTTCGGTCCTGTTCGCCTTCTTAATAGAGTCATTATCTATTGCCACCATAGGCGGTTTAATCGGAATTGCGTTGGCTAGTTTTCTCCAATGGATGGAAGTGTCGACGACTAACTTTGATACATTCGCAGAGATAGCCTTCCCATTTGAAATGTCGGCTCAAATAGCCGTAAACGCGCTCATTTTTTCTGTGGTAATGGGAATTGTCGGTGGCTTCCTTCCTGCGGTCAGCGCGTCGAGACTTCGCATCATAAACGCCCTGCGCGCAAAATAA